From Serinicoccus profundi, the proteins below share one genomic window:
- the atpB gene encoding F0F1 ATP synthase subunit A, producing MTSVTLGRPLVLEGESEFHAPSPADFWQPYFGPEGWEITRPMFVMTLVAMGLIALLTLGTRNLKLVPGNGQFLLESVYGFVRNDIARDLIGSKHYAKYVPFLLAIFLFVLGNNIMGITPGVMLAPTAVIGVPIALTAVVYVVYHVAGFRQQGFIGYFRHMVPDGVPKVIMPVVLLLEIFSYFVTRPLTLALRLFGNMFAGHMILTLFVLGGWFLVQQGPLLALAGAGSFLMAFLMTFFELLIQVVQAYVFTLLAASYIGDGLADGH from the coding sequence GTGACCAGTGTGACCCTGGGACGACCACTCGTCCTCGAGGGTGAGTCGGAGTTCCACGCCCCCTCCCCGGCCGACTTCTGGCAGCCGTACTTCGGCCCGGAGGGGTGGGAGATCACCCGCCCGATGTTCGTGATGACCCTGGTCGCCATGGGTCTCATCGCGCTGCTGACGCTCGGCACCCGCAACCTCAAGCTGGTCCCCGGCAACGGTCAGTTCCTGCTCGAGTCGGTCTACGGCTTCGTGCGCAACGACATCGCGCGTGACCTCATCGGCTCCAAGCACTACGCCAAGTACGTCCCGTTCCTGCTGGCGATCTTCCTCTTCGTCCTCGGCAACAACATCATGGGCATCACGCCGGGCGTCATGCTCGCGCCCACCGCCGTCATCGGTGTGCCGATCGCCCTCACCGCGGTGGTCTACGTCGTCTACCACGTCGCCGGTTTCCGCCAGCAGGGCTTCATCGGCTACTTCCGCCACATGGTCCCCGACGGCGTGCCGAAGGTCATCATGCCGGTGGTGCTGCTGCTGGAGATCTTCAGCTACTTCGTCACCCGGCCGCTGACGCTGGCCCTGCGACTCTTCGGCAACATGTTCGCCGGACACATGATCCTCACCCTCTTCGTCCTGGGAGGCTGGTTCCTCGTCCAGCAGGGGCCGCTGCTGGCCCTGGCCGGCGCGGGATCCTTCCTCATGGCCTTCCTCATGACGTTCTTCGAGCTGCTGATCCAGGTCGTCCAGGCCTACGTCTTCACGCTGCTCGCGGCCTCCTACATCGGCGACGGACTCGCCGACGGCCACTGA